From the genome of Acidobacteriota bacterium, one region includes:
- the thiL gene encoding thiamine-phosphate kinase: MEEKELSDIGEWGIIERIKGDFPHHPSEVLLGIGDDAAAVRVEGKVLLFSSDLLIEDIHFKTEYTPPFLLGRKAVAVNVSDIAAMGGVPRYLLLSLAAPQDLPFSFLTEFSAGLSAEAKEHNISLLGGDTSAGEKITIDILIIGETEEERIVKRAGAEPGDLIFVTGSLGDSGMGFTLLKAGFRMDKERRVSSLGDLSDEDKRAASTLLSAHLAPKPEFPLGRILAEQGIPKAMLDISDGLAKDLRNLVRASKIGARIYEDKIPLSSPLIHFAKKFYQKPLDYALNGGEDYRLLFTAHPSKRKEIDELSAHLGVRITEIGEIMEGTAGIILMGKDGKERDIRGGYDHFEKR, encoded by the coding sequence ATGGAAGAAAAAGAACTCAGCGATATCGGAGAATGGGGTATAATCGAGAGGATAAAGGGGGATTTTCCCCATCATCCATCAGAGGTGCTCCTTGGTATCGGCGATGATGCGGCAGCGGTCAGAGTAGAGGGAAAGGTCCTTCTTTTCTCAAGCGATCTCCTGATAGAAGACATCCACTTTAAGACGGAGTATACCCCTCCTTTCCTTCTCGGGAGGAAAGCGGTAGCGGTAAATGTGAGCGACATCGCAGCGATGGGCGGTGTCCCCCGCTATCTTCTTCTAAGCCTCGCCGCTCCGCAGGACCTCCCCTTTTCCTTCCTCACCGAGTTCTCCGCCGGTCTCTCCGCTGAAGCTAAGGAACATAACATCTCGCTTTTAGGCGGCGACACCTCAGCAGGGGAAAAAATAACGATAGATATCCTCATAATCGGAGAAACGGAGGAGGAAAGGATCGTAAAAAGAGCTGGGGCAGAGCCTGGAGACCTAATCTTCGTAACCGGAAGCTTAGGCGATTCCGGAATGGGTTTTACCCTCCTCAAAGCTGGCTTCCGGATGGATAAAGAGAGGAGAGTCTCCTCCTTAGGTGATCTAAGCGACGAAGATAAACGAGCCGCCTCTACCCTCCTATCAGCCCATCTTGCTCCGAAGCCGGAATTCCCCTTGGGGCGAATACTCGCCGAGCAAGGGATCCCAAAGGCGATGCTCGATATCTCCGATGGACTGGCAAAGGACCTAAGGAACCTTGTAAGAGCAAGTAAAATAGGTGCCAGGATATATGAGGATAAAATACCCCTTTCTTCCCCTCTCATCCACTTCGCAAAAAAATTCTACCAAAAACCTTTGGATTACGCCCTCAATGGAGGAGAAGATTATCGCCTCCTCTTCACCGCCCATCCTTCCAAGCGGAAGGAGATAGACGAGCTCTCCGCTCATTTGGGGGTGAGGATCACCGAAATAGGGGAGATAATGGAGGGAACTGCGGGTATAATCTTGATGGGAAAAGATGGTAAAGAAAGAGACATCCGCGGTGGATACGACCATTTCGAAAAGCGTTGA
- a CDS encoding DUF2062 domain-containing protein: MVKKETSAVDTTISKSVERASWRRWLDYWRALMTLDDTPEHISLSFAIGVFIAFSPFLGLHTLLCIALSFLFRGNLTAMLAGSFINNPFTMFLIYGGELWVGSRIHPLTEASFSLPKSINLLSLAEFYHHITPYLTALLTGYFLLGGIAFGCSFLALRAILARRRRKEETPDEG; encoded by the coding sequence ATGGTAAAGAAAGAGACATCCGCGGTGGATACGACCATTTCGAAAAGCGTTGAAAGGGCATCCTGGAGGAGGTGGCTCGATTATTGGCGTGCCCTTATGACCCTTGACGATACACCAGAGCACATCTCCTTATCCTTCGCCATCGGCGTCTTTATCGCCTTTTCGCCTTTCCTCGGGTTACATACGCTCCTCTGCATTGCCCTCAGTTTCCTCTTTCGAGGAAACCTAACCGCGATGCTCGCGGGGAGCTTTATCAATAACCCCTTTACAATGTTTCTAATCTATGGGGGTGAGCTATGGGTGGGGAGCAGGATACATCCCCTAACCGAAGCCTCCTTCTCCCTGCCCAAATCCATAAACCTTCTCTCCTTGGCGGAGTTCTACCATCATATCACCCCTTACCTTACCGCTCTTCTTACAGGATATTTCCTTTTGGGAGGTATCGCCTTCGGATGTTCCTTTCTCGCCCTGAGAGCTATCTTAGCTCGGCGGAGAAGAAAGGAGGAAACCCCTGATGAAGGATAA
- a CDS encoding epoxyqueuosine reductase QueH, which translates to MKDKPKLLLHICCAPCATYVVEVLREEYQVIGFFYNPNIHPAGEYYRRASEVRRFSQLAELTLIEGEYEEGRWWKEISGLEKEPEGGKRCPLCYRLRLEETARRATREGIPFFATTLTISPHKKAEIINPIGEEIGGRYDISFFAADFKKKDGFKRSIELSKRYNLYRQDYCGCLPSLFEREKRRKEKKKR; encoded by the coding sequence ATGAAGGATAAACCGAAACTTCTTCTTCATATCTGCTGTGCTCCCTGCGCCACCTATGTGGTTGAAGTGTTAAGGGAAGAATATCAAGTCATCGGATTCTTCTACAATCCAAATATCCACCCCGCGGGGGAATATTATCGTCGAGCATCCGAGGTAAGGCGTTTTTCTCAGTTGGCGGAGCTCACCTTAATCGAAGGGGAATATGAGGAGGGTAGATGGTGGAAGGAGATCTCCGGCTTGGAGAAAGAGCCAGAAGGAGGGAAGAGATGTCCCCTCTGTTACCGGCTGAGGCTTGAGGAGACCGCTCGACGAGCAACAAGAGAGGGAATACCCTTCTTCGCTACCACTCTCACCATCAGTCCCCATAAGAAGGCAGAGATCATAAATCCTATAGGTGAAGAGATAGGAGGAAGATATGACATTTCATTTTTTGCCGCCGACTTCAAGAAAAAAGATGGATTTAAGAGGAGTATAGAACTGTCAAAGAGGTATAATCTCTATCGGCAGGATTATTGTGGTTGTCTGCCAAGCCTATTTGAGAGGGAAAAAAGGAGAAAGGAGAAGAAAAAAAGATGA
- a CDS encoding rhomboid family intramembrane serine protease — protein MRYYYYEQRIGLGGRMTPMVRSLIIANSVSFLFQLICRMDIYHIFGLVPALVWSKLALWQLGTYLFLHGGLFHLFFNMFALWMFGSEIERYFGSNRFLRYYLITGVGAGLTVAIATPHSVIPTIGASGAIYGILLAYGLLFPNRYIYLYFIFPIKAKHFVLLFAGLELLATWGYAADGIAHFAHLGGMLFGYLYLNRFFISGISRRIRNYFYFRRLRREFDLTDRPPFH, from the coding sequence ATGAGATATTACTATTACGAGCAACGGATTGGTCTTGGGGGGAGGATGACCCCTATGGTCCGCTCCCTGATAATCGCCAATTCTGTTTCCTTCCTCTTCCAGCTCATCTGCCGTATGGATATCTATCATATATTCGGGTTGGTGCCCGCTCTGGTGTGGAGCAAACTTGCCCTCTGGCAGCTCGGCACCTACCTCTTCCTCCACGGAGGCCTTTTCCACCTCTTCTTTAATATGTTCGCCCTCTGGATGTTCGGAAGTGAGATAGAACGCTATTTTGGCTCCAACCGCTTCCTCCGCTACTACCTCATCACCGGCGTTGGGGCAGGACTAACCGTTGCCATAGCCACCCCTCATTCAGTTATTCCTACTATTGGAGCTTCAGGGGCGATATACGGTATCCTCCTCGCCTATGGTCTCCTTTTTCCCAACCGGTATATCTACCTCTATTTCATCTTTCCCATCAAAGCAAAACACTTCGTCCTTCTCTTCGCTGGTCTTGAACTTCTCGCTACCTGGGGCTATGCTGCTGATGGAATCGCCCATTTCGCCCACTTAGGAGGGATGTTATTTGGTTATCTCTATCTAAACCGCTTCTTTATCAGTGGTATATCCCGAAGGATAAGAAATTACTTTTACTTCCGAAGGCTGAGGCGGGAGTTCGATCTGACCGACCGCCCCCCCTTCCACTGA
- a CDS encoding FAD-binding oxidoreductase, which yields MVERANIVIVGAGINGCCTAYNLAKLGANDVVVVEKEKFIAAGSTGLSASGIRQQFGTEINIKISMESVRILERFEEEMGHPSGFIQAGYLFLITSPEQKKVFDQTVALQKSLGVDVDFITKEEIARKYPFLKMDDVLCGTFCPTDGYADPHSITQGYYKKAKELGVKFLFETEVTKILTKDNKIEGVVTDKGEIKTEMVVNAAGPYAQEVGRMVGVEIPALPIRRQIYVSNDFEEIPEGIPMIIDSGCGLYFRKEGKGVLFGLAKKDEPPGFNLTVDQEWFEYVAERMMERVPSFEKASILKSWAGLYSVTPDHHAIIGEIPPISGFYMIGGFSGHGVMHSMASGKLLAEKIMGKESEIDISPLSIKRFEGGGKGIEEPQVL from the coding sequence ATGGTAGAAAGGGCTAACATTGTAATTGTCGGTGCTGGGATAAACGGATGCTGTACCGCTTACAATCTGGCAAAGCTTGGAGCTAATGATGTGGTGGTGGTGGAGAAGGAAAAGTTCATCGCCGCTGGTTCTACCGGCCTTAGTGCCAGCGGTATCAGACAGCAGTTTGGAACGGAGATAAATATCAAGATATCGATGGAATCGGTTCGCATCCTCGAGCGTTTTGAAGAGGAGATGGGACACCCTTCGGGTTTCATCCAGGCTGGCTACCTCTTCCTCATAACCTCTCCGGAGCAGAAGAAGGTTTTCGATCAAACGGTTGCCCTTCAGAAGAGCCTCGGCGTCGATGTCGATTTCATAACCAAGGAGGAAATAGCGAGGAAGTATCCTTTCTTGAAGATGGACGATGTCCTCTGTGGTACCTTCTGCCCCACGGATGGATATGCTGATCCCCACTCTATCACCCAGGGGTACTACAAGAAGGCGAAGGAGCTTGGGGTGAAGTTTCTATTTGAGACTGAGGTAACGAAAATACTGACCAAGGATAATAAGATAGAAGGGGTGGTTACCGACAAGGGGGAGATAAAGACCGAGATGGTGGTAAACGCTGCTGGTCCTTATGCCCAAGAGGTAGGGAGGATGGTAGGGGTGGAGATCCCCGCTCTTCCCATTAGGAGGCAGATCTATGTGAGCAACGATTTTGAGGAGATCCCTGAGGGGATACCGATGATCATCGATTCCGGATGTGGCTTATACTTCCGGAAAGAGGGGAAGGGCGTTTTATTCGGTTTGGCGAAGAAGGATGAACCGCCGGGATTTAATCTCACTGTGGATCAAGAGTGGTTCGAGTATGTGGCGGAGAGGATGATGGAACGGGTTCCCTCCTTTGAAAAGGCTTCTATTCTCAAATCCTGGGCTGGTCTTTACTCCGTTACCCCGGATCATCACGCAATAATAGGAGAGATACCTCCTATCTCTGGTTTCTATATGATCGGAGGTTTCTCAGGACATGGGGTGATGCACTCGATGGCTTCGGGCAAGTTATTGGCGGAGAAGATTATGGGTAAGGAGAGTGAGATCGATATATCTCCTTTGAGCATAAAAAGGTTCGAGGGAGGCGGGAAGGGAATCGAGGAGCCCCAGGTCCTTTGA
- a CDS encoding FAD-dependent thymidylate synthase, with amino-acid sequence MIEVKLISITENAEEVIELAARTCYSSRDRIYSSNRAIFLKRLKEMGHLSVFEHASATFDISGISRACSHQLVRHRLASYSQRSQRYVSEEGFDYVIPPSIEGRPEAKKLFTQEMERLREGYNRLVSLGIPKEDARFILPNACTTHLVMTANFREWLHILSLRLEKRAQWEIRTLMEKILEILKEKAPAVFGDINPQSTKNEKSLP; translated from the coding sequence ATGATAGAAGTCAAATTAATTTCCATAACTGAAAACGCAGAGGAGGTGATCGAGCTCGCTGCTCGTACCTGCTACAGCTCTCGGGATAGGATCTACTCCTCCAATCGCGCCATCTTTCTTAAACGACTAAAAGAAATGGGACATCTCTCGGTCTTCGAACATGCCTCCGCCACCTTCGACATATCGGGGATCTCCCGTGCTTGCTCCCATCAACTGGTGCGCCATCGACTCGCCTCCTACTCCCAGCGCTCCCAGCGGTATGTCAGCGAGGAGGGTTTTGATTATGTGATCCCCCCTTCAATCGAGGGGAGACCGGAAGCAAAAAAGCTGTTCACTCAGGAGATGGAACGATTGCGCGAGGGATACAACCGATTGGTCTCGCTCGGTATCCCCAAGGAGGATGCTCGGTTCATCCTGCCGAACGCCTGCACCACCCATCTCGTTATGACCGCCAATTTCCGGGAATGGCTTCATATCCTTTCCCTAAGGCTCGAGAAGCGCGCCCAATGGGAGATACGAACATTAATGGAGAAGATATTGGAAATCCTTAAAGAAAAAGCCCCGGCTGTCTTTGGGGACATAAACCCACAATCGACAAAAAATGAAAAATCCCTACCTTAA
- a CDS encoding gamma-glutamylcyclotransferase, whose product MEHNDERELLFVYGTLMQEAGSGWLAELGGKPKGKAETSPHWKLIIIGAVPAIIPGNKRIPGELWEIPKKAFILLDQYEGFYYQRRKISIIHKGKEENAWAWIWNGPLTGDEQEIPSFTQFMKKGC is encoded by the coding sequence ATGGAACATAACGATGAAAGGGAACTCCTATTCGTATACGGCACCTTGATGCAAGAGGCGGGCTCAGGCTGGCTCGCCGAGCTGGGGGGAAAGCCCAAGGGAAAAGCAGAGACATCACCCCACTGGAAGCTCATCATCATTGGAGCGGTACCGGCAATCATCCCCGGCAACAAAAGGATACCAGGTGAACTCTGGGAGATACCGAAGAAGGCTTTCATCCTTCTCGATCAGTATGAGGGGTTCTATTATCAAAGGAGAAAAATCTCTATCATTCACAAGGGGAAAGAGGAGAACGCCTGGGCTTGGATATGGAATGGACCTTTGACCGGTGATGAACAGGAGATACCCTCCTTCACCCAGTTTATGAAGAAAGGATGTTAA
- a CDS encoding GNAT family N-acetyltransferase produces the protein MPAMEITIRDFEEKDLLHLYFIDQICYPPGISYDMEAMFSFLFDPANFGMVAEEEGKIAGFVLAGLKPRGCGHIITLDIHPNFRRRGIGKTLLTKAEERLNSLGAKKVVLEVDVRNMPAISLYRKAGYKVVKRLNRYYLSRYDAYLMEKSLKK, from the coding sequence GTGCCCGCGATGGAGATAACAATAAGGGATTTCGAGGAAAAGGATCTCCTTCACCTCTACTTCATAGATCAGATATGTTATCCGCCGGGTATCTCCTATGATATGGAAGCGATGTTCTCTTTCCTTTTCGATCCGGCAAACTTCGGAATGGTAGCCGAAGAGGAGGGTAAAATTGCTGGCTTTGTACTCGCCGGTTTAAAGCCAAGGGGATGTGGTCATATAATAACTTTGGATATCCATCCTAACTTCCGCCGTCGGGGGATAGGAAAGACACTTTTAACCAAGGCGGAGGAACGATTAAATTCCCTGGGAGCTAAGAAGGTAGTACTTGAGGTAGATGTAAGGAATATGCCGGCGATAAGCCTTTACAGAAAGGCGGGATACAAGGTGGTCAAGCGGTTAAATAGATATTATCTAAGCCGCTATGACGCTTATCTTATGGAGAAGTCCTTAAAAAAATAA
- the amrS gene encoding AmmeMemoRadiSam system radical SAM enzyme: MKEALFYEKLKGKKVRCFLCRHNCLIEEGKRGVCGVRENKGGVLYSLVYGKILSANPDPIEKKPLFHLLPGSFSFSIATAGCNFRCLHCQNYTISQLPRETGEVGTEREVPPEKVVSMAMEYNCATIAHTYTEPTIFFEYAYDVAKLGKEKGIRSIFVTNGYIGEEALRYIAPYLAGANVDLKGFREETYKKIYGGRLSPVLDNIKLMKELGIWVEVTTLVIPTINDSDGELRDIANFIAEVGTGIPWHISRFHPDYKLTNLPPTPRATIDRAREIGKEAGLRYVYSGNIPGDKGENTYCYQCGAVLIRRFGFQIIENRLKEGRCPECGAEIDGVWH; encoded by the coding sequence TTGAAAGAAGCTCTTTTCTATGAAAAGCTTAAAGGAAAAAAGGTTCGCTGCTTTCTCTGTCGTCATAACTGCCTCATCGAAGAGGGGAAAAGGGGTGTCTGCGGGGTGCGAGAAAACAAGGGCGGCGTTCTCTACTCCCTTGTTTATGGAAAGATCCTCTCGGCGAATCCGGATCCCATAGAAAAGAAACCGCTCTTCCATCTTCTTCCCGGAAGTTTCTCCTTTTCCATCGCCACTGCCGGCTGTAACTTCCGCTGTCTTCACTGTCAGAACTACACCATCTCCCAACTCCCCCGTGAGACCGGCGAGGTGGGAACAGAAAGGGAGGTCCCTCCAGAAAAGGTGGTCTCGATGGCAATGGAGTACAACTGCGCCACTATAGCCCATACCTATACCGAACCGACTATCTTCTTCGAATACGCTTACGATGTGGCAAAATTGGGGAAGGAAAAAGGGATAAGGAGTATCTTCGTCACCAATGGCTACATCGGGGAAGAAGCGCTCCGCTATATCGCTCCCTATCTTGCCGGAGCAAATGTCGATCTTAAGGGGTTTCGAGAGGAAACCTATAAGAAAATCTATGGAGGAAGATTGAGCCCTGTCCTTGACAACATCAAGCTTATGAAGGAACTTGGCATCTGGGTTGAGGTGACTACCTTAGTGATACCAACGATTAACGACAGCGATGGGGAACTAAGGGATATCGCAAACTTCATCGCTGAAGTGGGAACCGGTATCCCCTGGCACATAAGCCGATTCCACCCCGATTATAAACTGACCAATCTTCCGCCTACCCCCCGGGCAACCATAGATCGAGCGAGGGAAATCGGGAAAGAAGCAGGACTTCGCTATGTCTATTCGGGAAACATACCGGGCGATAAGGGGGAGAACACCTATTGCTATCAATGTGGTGCCGTCCTCATCAGGCGTTTTGGCTTTCAAATCATCGAGAATAGACTAAAAGAGGGGAGATGCCCTGAGTGTGGCGCTGAGATCGACGGGGTCTGGCACTAA
- the cobO gene encoding cob(I)yrinic acid a,c-diamide adenosyltransferase: MKAKGLVIAFTGEGKGKTSAALGVGLRAVGQGMKVVMIQFIKGEFPYGEANSITRLSPDFELIRTGRGYYQIRGDTLPPSEHKEAAEKGLRIAREKMLSQRYQLVILDEINLALSLGLLSADDVLGLIKEKPEDVHLILTGRGFPEELAEYADLITEMKEVKHPYSKGIPAIRGIDF, translated from the coding sequence ATGAAAGCAAAGGGTTTAGTTATCGCCTTTACCGGTGAAGGAAAGGGAAAGACAAGCGCTGCCCTGGGGGTGGGACTCCGTGCAGTAGGCCAAGGGATGAAGGTGGTTATGATCCAGTTCATAAAGGGTGAGTTTCCCTACGGAGAGGCGAATTCGATAACCCGGCTCTCTCCAGATTTCGAGTTGATAAGGACAGGGAGGGGATATTATCAGATCCGTGGAGATACCCTCCCTCCTTCGGAGCATAAGGAGGCGGCGGAGAAAGGGCTCAGGATAGCGAGGGAGAAGATGCTCTCCCAGAGGTATCAACTCGTTATTCTCGATGAGATAAACCTGGCGCTGAGCCTGGGGTTGTTGTCTGCGGACGATGTGTTGGGGTTAATTAAGGAGAAACCAGAGGATGTCCATCTCATCCTGACCGGAAGAGGGTTTCCTGAGGAGTTGGCTGAATATGCCGATCTCATCACCGAGATGAAGGAGGTGAAACACCCTTATAGTAAAGGAATCCCCGCCATCCGGGGGATAGACTTCTGA
- a CDS encoding S8 family serine peptidase — MRKVILILASFLAIGLLLNLAIGEEGIIEKTNLSGKITLPPKPLPKLTSAISHLYRTYRERGLLPALRTAEAEGIKTSYNTVQVVVEGESKRNISSISSKIEELGGRIETTYKNLIQARIPISELSRLADSAEVKLIRKPLRPFPQKVSEGYGIIGASYWNNVRFRPPQSPVKVAILDLGFKGYKQLLGSELPESPILKSFRSDYDIEAEEEHGAACAEIVYDLAPECTFYLVNFSTDVENHQAAQYLVSQGVDIISYSIGWFNAGAGDGTGPICEDVDYAHEHGVVWVCAAGNEAEEHWEGTFTDPDNDGWTSFVPGDETLTIYAGAGTEVYIFLNWDDWYNSNQDYDLYLMDENMNIVASSENPQDGNGWPTEEIHYVPPKTGYYHIGIKKYKATRNVKLEIFVWNAWMEYTVASGSLTIPADSPNAIAVGATHWIDDSLEYYSSWGPTSDGRIKPDFCAPTGVTTASYGYQGFYGTSAATPHVAGAIALIKSRIGLFSFDDIYKFLIARAIDYGDPGKDNKYGYGRINIGPPTE; from the coding sequence ATGAGAAAAGTGATATTAATCCTCGCTTCGTTCTTAGCGATCGGCTTGCTTCTCAATCTCGCCATAGGTGAAGAAGGAATAATCGAGAAAACCAATCTCAGCGGTAAAATCACCTTACCCCCAAAACCGCTTCCCAAGCTTACCAGTGCCATTTCCCATCTCTATCGTACCTATCGAGAAAGAGGGCTTCTACCTGCCCTTCGCACTGCAGAGGCTGAAGGGATAAAAACGAGCTATAATACGGTTCAGGTTGTCGTTGAAGGGGAGAGTAAAAGAAACATCTCCTCCATCTCGTCAAAGATAGAGGAGCTCGGAGGAAGAATAGAAACCACCTATAAAAACCTCATTCAGGCTCGTATTCCTATTTCGGAACTCTCTCGTCTCGCAGATTCTGCCGAAGTGAAACTTATCAGAAAACCCCTAAGACCTTTCCCCCAAAAGGTGAGCGAAGGGTATGGCATAATCGGAGCATCCTACTGGAACAATGTCCGTTTTCGTCCTCCACAGTCACCGGTCAAGGTGGCTATTCTCGATCTCGGATTCAAGGGTTATAAACAACTTCTTGGAAGTGAACTTCCGGAATCGCCGATCCTCAAGTCCTTTCGCTCCGACTACGATATAGAGGCGGAGGAGGAGCACGGAGCTGCTTGTGCCGAGATAGTCTACGATCTTGCCCCGGAGTGTACCTTTTACCTGGTCAATTTCAGCACCGATGTGGAAAACCACCAGGCGGCGCAATACCTGGTATCGCAAGGGGTGGATATAATCTCTTATTCAATCGGCTGGTTCAATGCAGGTGCCGGCGATGGAACTGGTCCCATCTGTGAGGATGTAGATTACGCCCATGAGCATGGAGTAGTCTGGGTCTGTGCAGCAGGGAATGAAGCGGAGGAGCACTGGGAAGGTACATTTACTGACCCCGATAACGATGGTTGGACTTCGTTTGTCCCAGGTGATGAAACCCTCACTATCTATGCTGGAGCAGGAACAGAGGTGTATATATTCCTCAACTGGGATGATTGGTATAACTCAAACCAAGACTACGACCTCTACCTTATGGATGAGAATATGAACATCGTTGCCTCCTCAGAAAATCCTCAAGATGGGAACGGTTGGCCTACGGAAGAGATCCATTATGTTCCACCAAAAACTGGTTATTATCACATCGGGATAAAAAAATATAAAGCTACCAGAAATGTAAAACTGGAGATATTCGTGTGGAATGCCTGGATGGAATATACAGTTGCTTCTGGCAGTCTAACCATTCCAGCAGATTCGCCTAATGCGATTGCGGTCGGTGCCACCCACTGGATTGATGATTCTTTAGAGTACTACAGCTCCTGGGGACCTACCTCGGATGGGAGGATCAAGCCAGATTTTTGTGCGCCAACCGGAGTGACTACCGCCTCTTATGGCTATCAAGGTTTTTACGGAACTTCAGCAGCCACTCCTCATGTGGCAGGGGCAATCGCTTTGATCAAATCGAGGATAGGCTTATTCAGCTTCGACGATATCTATAAATTCTTAATCGCTCGAGCTATAGATTACGGGGACCCAGGCAAGGACAACAAATACGGCTATGGAAGAATAAATATAGGCCCTCCTACAGAATAA